TGATTTCTCGCATTTCTTCGTTAGGGGCGCGCCCATATTGTTATCAGGGATTAGCGTGCTTCAATCATTTGTTTACAGTCACTAGTGGTATGGATAGCTTGATTTCTGGAGAAACAGAAATACAAGGACAAGTGAAACGCGCGTATATTAAGGCAAAAACAGAACGCAGTTTGCCTTTTGCGCTACATTTTCTATTTCAAAAGGCTTTAAAAGAAGGGAAAGGATTTCGCTCACAAGTATCTTTATCTCATCCTGTTGTCACTATAGAGTCAATTGTTGAAGAAACTCTAGACTTGCATGGTAAATCAATAAAAGACAAACTTTTATTCATCGGTTACTCCGATATTAATCGGAAAATCGCAAAGGGGCTGAGCGCGAAGGGTTACCGGAACCTGATTTTTTGCTCTCGAAAAAATCTTTCCATACCTTACGATACAATAGCTCGTAGTCAGCTTTCCTTTAGAGAGCCTTATGATGTCATTTTCTTTGGATCATCGGAATCAGCTAATGACTTTTCCGGATTATCTTTAGAAAGTTTGGCAAGCATTCCAAGCCGTGTGATTTTTGATTTTAATGTCCCACGCACCTTTACTTTAATGGAGCGTCCCAAAGGTATCATATGTTTGGATATGGATTTTATTAGTGAGCGTGTGCAGAAAAAACTTCAAGTTAATAAGCAATCTACAAATAAAGAAAAGCCATTTTTAGCTCTAGCAGCAAGAAAACAATGGGAAGTTTATGAAAAAAAGTGCTCGTGTATGCCCTCGAGCCAGGTTCGATCTTCTCGTCCTAAGCTGTTGATTCTTTAGCGTCTAATTCATCTCTTGACATATACAGCTATCGAAAATACTCTAGGCTTTCATCGTTAACTACGATGGATTTGTATGCAAGTGTGGTCTAGCACCGGTAGATTGTAATTGATAACAAGTACAATAAAAATCAGCCCGATTTTTCTTAGGTCTTTTGTTCTTTATAGTGAAAAAGATGAACAAGA
This window of the Chlamydia sp. BM-2023 genome carries:
- a CDS encoding glutamyl-tRNA reductase, which encodes MVLGVVGISYREAALKEREAAINILKDFEANPLFAQRFFGDGGSFILLLTCHRAEIYYFSQSDNQIQSDVISRISSLGARPYCYQGLACFNHLFTVTSGMDSLISGETEIQGQVKRAYIKAKTERSLPFALHFLFQKALKEGKGFRSQVSLSHPVVTIESIVEETLDLHGKSIKDKLLFIGYSDINRKIAKGLSAKGYRNLIFCSRKNLSIPYDTIARSQLSFREPYDVIFFGSSESANDFSGLSLESLASIPSRVIFDFNVPRTFTLMERPKGIICLDMDFISERVQKKLQVNKQSTNKEKPFLALAARKQWEVYEKKCSCMPSSQVRSSRPKLLIL